The DNA segment AAGAAAAGGCATATATATTGGAGTTCTTGTAGTTACAACATTTATAAAAGTTCTATCTATGTATGTTTCTGTATATAAAAATAGCTTTATGTTCTTGCCTAAAGAATTAGTTTCTCCTATGGTAGGAGTGTTTATCCTAGTATGTATAAGTTTATTTTGTTATGTATACTCATACTTATTTTATAGGGAATTTACAGAGGATCTTCCGGTGGCGAAGTATCTTCCATTTCTAGTAATGGATACATTTATTTCTGTATTAATTTTTTCTCCTTATATAATAAATTAAATATATTTTATAAAAAGTAAATTGAGAACAATATTAATACAAAAATCCCAGTTTGTTATAAGCTGGGATTTTACATTTCATTAACGTATTTTATTTAAATTCTTTTTTACTCTAATATCGTCACCATAAAATTTATATAGTTCAAAGTTACCAAATAGTCTTGAAGTAATTCTTTCTGAATAGTGTTTGGAGAGTTCTTCAAGAGATAAGTTTGTGGAAATAAGCATCCTTTTGTCCTTTAGGAGTTTCCAATTTATTAAATTAAATAATTCAGATTTAGAAAAGTCTGTTATTTGTTCTGTACCTAAATCATCTATTATAAGTACGTCACAGTTTAATATTAAATCCTCCAGTGTTTTATTTTCATTAAAGCGGGCATCACGCAAATTCTCTATTAATTCTTTTGCAGTTCTATATACTACAAAGTAGCCTCTGTCTATAAGCCATTTGGCTATACAGTGAGATAAAAAGGTTTTACCTGTACCAGAGCTACCGTAAAATAATAAATTTGTATCTTCCTTAGAAAAATTTTTCAAATAAGACTTTACTCTATATAATATCTCTTCCATATTTTTTCTAGGACTTTTTATTTCTGAGTCAGTTCTTCTAGTACCATATAGGTTTATGTTAAAATTATCAAAATTATTTTCTTTAAAGGAGGTCTCTAGATCAGAATTTTTATAATGGAGTTTAATTAGATATCTCTTATAACAAGAACATTTCATATTTCCTATAAAACCAGTATCGCTACATTTATTACATCTATAATGCATATCTAAGTAGTCTAGTGGATATCCTGATGAAACTAGAAGTTCTGTTTTCTGAACTCTTAAATCTGTTATCTTTTCTTTTAAATTCTTTAAGTATTCATCCCTATTTTCAATATTATTTAATATATTTATGGATAAATGTATAGAAAGTTTAGCTATTTCTTTTTCTATAGCATTTATTCCAGGTATTTTATTATATACTTCTTCCTTTCTATCTTTTAAGGCTTTCTCTTCCTTTTCTCTTATGTTTTCATACATTTTTAGTATTTGAGATTGGTATGTGTTAATCATTCATTATCCCATCCTAATAATTTTTTTTCTAGATCATCGTAATCGTACTTACGTTGAGAGTAGTCATTAAAGGTACTATTTTTACCATTGTTATATGATACTTTTTTTGCGGGTGAATAGGAGCTAGTTTTTTTCTTATCTTTTTTTTCTATATCCTCTAAAGTCTTTAAGTTTTCCTTAAACCAGCTGTTTAGTATTCCGTCAATATATTTAAAGTCAGCTTTGTTTATTCTTTCAAAACAAATGTCACAAGCTTTATATATAATTTCTACAGGAAATTTATAAATATTTATCCACTTATCCATCATTTGTTCTTGAGGTTTCATTATATCAGTAGATTTTATTCCTAAATAATTTAATATTTTTCTTATTCTAATCCATTTATCTTCATGTTTCTTTATGTAGCTTTGAGCATCTTCTACATTTTTTATATTTTCATCATTCCAAGCTAAAGCTATTTTTTCTATATATCTATAGTCGGTTTTACCTTTAGAAATGCAATACTGAATTAAAAGAAGTATTATTTCAGGAGTAAAGCTAAAGTCTTTTTGCCAGCTTAAATACATAGTCATTTCCTTAGGGGATAGAGGTCTTCCTACAAGCTTTTCTATATCTTGAAGCATATCTTTTATAGAGTTTTTATTTAGTTCCTCTAATAAGTTAATTTTCTCTATATCTTCTTCATCACCACTATCCTTTAAATCTAAAAAGTCTATATTAAAGTTACCCATATTATCTATAGGAATTAGTTTTATTACGCCTTCTTCATTCCAATAATTTAGTGCATTCATTACATCACTTTC comes from the Haloimpatiens massiliensis genome and includes:
- a CDS encoding ATP-binding protein gives rise to the protein MINTYQSQILKMYENIREKEEKALKDRKEEVYNKIPGINAIEKEIAKLSIHLSINILNNIENRDEYLKNLKEKITDLRVQKTELLVSSGYPLDYLDMHYRCNKCSDTGFIGNMKCSCYKRYLIKLHYKNSDLETSFKENNFDNFNINLYGTRRTDSEIKSPRKNMEEILYRVKSYLKNFSKEDTNLLFYGSSGTGKTFLSHCIAKWLIDRGYFVVYRTAKELIENLRDARFNENKTLEDLILNCDVLIIDDLGTEQITDFSKSELFNLINWKLLKDKRMLISTNLSLEELSKHYSERITSRLFGNFELYKFYGDDIRVKKNLNKIR
- a CDS encoding DnaD domain protein, coding for MGTFVFKNKIHEYTPVSNIFIEKYMPKARGEFVKVYLLGLKYCISGELGVNSSMMASTLNLLESDVMNALNYWNEEGVIKLIPIDNMGNFNIDFLDLKDSGDEEDIEKINLLEELNKNSIKDMLQDIEKLVGRPLSPKEMTMYLSWQKDFSFTPEIILLLIQYCISKGKTDYRYIEKIALAWNDENIKNVEDAQSYIKKHEDKWIRIRKILNYLGIKSTDIMKPQEQMMDKWINIYKFPVEIIYKACDICFERINKADFKYIDGILNSWFKENLKTLEDIEKKDKKKTSSYSPAKKVSYNNGKNSTFNDYSQRKYDYDDLEKKLLGWDNE